Sequence from the Gloeocapsopsis dulcis genome:
TTGTCACGAAATCGCCAATTTAGCATCGATAGCAGCAATGGTACTCCACCAACTCTGGCATTTATTAATAGGTGAAGTGCGATCGCAGCAACCATGACGATCCACGCAATTAAGTGCGCATAGTACCAACCATGGTTTAATTCCCCCCTTGGTAGCCATCCTGAATCCATCATCTTGCCACTAAAAAGCGCAAATGTTAACGCTACAAGCGCAAATGTATTGGTAAAGCGGTTCAAAGTGTACCACCAAATTGGTTTACCAACCTGAGTCAATTTAGCGAACGAATCAGGTTGAACCAGCCGCTTTTGCCCTCGATGAAATGCATAAACAACAAATGCAGGAAATATCAACAAGGTGTACAACCCAAAAGTTCCATGTATACCTTCAATTTCTCTGTAAGAGGGGAGTGGAATTCTTCCCCAACGCCCATCATAAGTATCATAAGTCCAGAAAGCTGTCAGAATTGCAGCTATCAGGAAAAGACCTGTAAGTCCATGCAGAATGCGCAGGAGTAGCGGTTGATAGGGTTGAGTCGATTTCATATAGCAGCAAGTGCAATGAGTACATAAAAGAAGCCTGCAACACCGATTTGGATAAATGGTGATGTTTTGATTGTAAAAATCACCCCATTCCCTATAAAAACCCTCACCTCTCGCCCCTCGCTCCTATTCCCTTCATTATTGACGGCAAACACAACTACTGAATTACGGTTCGCCCCAATTCCTCAGGGTATTGATTTGCGTACATTAGACACAGTGCAGTCAGCAGTCAAAAACGTGGAGGTCGATGAACACACTTCAGATTAACCGTCCTGAATATGTTCGGAAAACCCTCCTTCATAGAGTAGCAAGCCACGCTCAGTATATAGATCAGTACATAAATTCATTAGTATTGAAACTGGAAAGGGCTGCTGATGAGAAATTAGTTGTTCAATTTCTAGTTTTGTTCTCATTTTAGTAGTTATACGGAGCCAAGATTCCCAATGGCAAAAGTAGTTGGAATAGACTTAGGTACGACTAACTCCTGTGTCGCAGTGATGGAAGGTGGTAAACCTACCGTTATTGCTAATGCAGAAGGTTTTCGGACAACGCCATCCGTCGTTGCCTTTGCGAAGAATGGCGATCGCTTAGTAGGTCAAATCGCTAAGCGCCAAGCAGTAATGAACCCCGAAAACACATTTTATTCGGTAAAGCGCTTCATCGGACGTAGATACGACGAAGTCACAAACGAAGCTACCGAGGTTGCTTACAAAGTATTGCGCGATAGCAGTGGCAACGTTAAGTTAGATTGTCCTGGTGCTGGTAAACAGTTTGCTCCAGAAGAAATC
This genomic interval carries:
- a CDS encoding cytochrome b/b6 domain-containing protein — its product is MKSTQPYQPLLLRILHGLTGLFLIAAILTAFWTYDTYDGRWGRIPLPSYREIEGIHGTFGLYTLLIFPAFVVYAFHRGQKRLVQPDSFAKLTQVGKPIWWYTLNRFTNTFALVALTFALFSGKMMDSGWLPRGELNHGWYYAHLIAWIVMVAAIALHLLINARVGGVPLLLSMLNWRFRDNDSPKLWSVHLAQWWLSFQQGSWSNWFPSASILIVLELTILISIAAAWIISLF